A genome region from Diorhabda carinulata isolate Delta chromosome 2, icDioCari1.1, whole genome shotgun sequence includes the following:
- the LOC130903496 gene encoding rho GTPase-activating protein 1 isoform X2: MIQAESNSMGSPISDFTDDNFEEELAEACEENLDSLMFCSTSYPEVGDNASEKFSEISKYGIVDVKGDDSDGRKIIVVYACKLPQIKEIDHVLLLSYLKYTLESYVKQDYSLIYFHYGLTSKNKPSFGWLIQAYKAFDRNYKKNLKALYLVHPTSFLKFVSQVFRPLISAKFGKKLNYIHRLKELNAFIPIEKLDIPSEVIEHDKKLGGEVPAPSIPDGPYEPVSQTQQFGVTLQYIRDQYNVIIPPVVTQCIEYLDQPDALETEGIFRRSANANKVRSLKEIANSGQNLTFDDPHDAAVLLKKFLRELKEPLLTFELYDEILQFQSWNNDERLRLVSILVMEKLPEDNYKVLKYIIRFLSRVMERSDLNKMNAQNLAVVFGPNLVWSELVSMSLAAIGPINMFTQFLLIHQNDIFMI, translated from the exons ATGATTCAGGCTGAATCAAATAGTATGGGCTCGCCTATTTCCGATTTTACCGACGATAATTTCGAAGAAGAATTAGCCGAAGCGTGTGAAGAAAATTTGGATAGTCTGATGTTTTGTTCTACCTCGTATCCCGAAGTTGGTGATAATGCTTCCGAAAAATTTTcggaaatttcgaaatatggaATTGTCGACGTAAAAGGTGATGATTCCGATGGAAGGAAGATCATTGTTGTTTACGCTTGTAAATTGCCTCAGATTAAAGAGATTGATCATGTGTTGTTATTAAG tTATTTGAAGTATACGTTAGAAAGTTATGTGAAACAAGACTATAGCTTAATATATTTCCACTATGGACTGACAAGCAAAAATAAACCATCATTTGGTTGGTTAATACAGGCATACAAAGCATTCGACAggaattacaagaaaaatttgaaggCGTTATATCTAGTCCATCCAACAAGCTTCCTCAAATTCGTTTCGCAAGTTTTTAGGCCTCTTATCAGtgccaaatttggaaaaaaacttaACTATATCCACAGACTGAAAGAACTGAACGCTTTTATCccaattgaaaaattagataTTCCAAGTGAAGTCATAGA gcATGATAAAAAACTTGGTGGAGAAGTACCTGCACCTTCAATACCAGATGGTCCGTATGAACCAGTTTCACAGACCCAACAGTTTGGAGTGACATTACAATATATTAGAGATCAATATAATGTTATCATCCCACCTGTAGTTACACAATGTATAGAATATTTAGATCAACCTGATG CACTTGAAACTGAAGGGATATTTAGGAGATCAGCGAATGCTAATAAGGTTAGAAGTCTGAAGGAAATTGCGAATTCCGGCCAAAATCTAACATTTGATGATCCACATGATGCTGCGGTATTACTTAAGAAGTTTTTGAGAGAATTGAAAGAACCACTCTTAACATTCGAACTTTATgatgaaattttacaatttcaaa GTTGGAATAATGATGAAAGGCTGAGATTGGTATCAATACTTGTAATGGAAAAACTTCCTGAAGATAATTAtaaagtattgaaatatatcaTACGATTTTTATCTAGG gtaaTGGAAAGATCtgatttaaacaaaatgaatgCACAAAATTTAGCTGTAGTCTTCGGCCCCAATCTAGTTTGGTCCGAACTAGTTTCGATGTCGCTAGCTGCCATAGGTCCCATCAATATGTTTACACAATTTTTACTCATCCATCAAAATGATATATTCAtgatatag